A portion of the Chryseobacterium tructae genome contains these proteins:
- a CDS encoding sacsin N-terminal ATP-binding-like domain-containing protein has product MRNLVQTAIDERLKGLKNYKSLLSLNKTESDTNKGYNGRQILEMFQNCEDEGATKVSIFLDTANCTLQISNDGEKAFSIEGYDSLLYPGLSSKVSSGYIGNKGLGFRSIINWADEIKIVSNDFIISFKEENKKDILLNYLNYTEDQLGEIREKRRLKPNVYPIPLLNCGKILDLDVPHLYTTSVIVRYKKEYENDIRTQLDNISAMTLLFLNNITEVEISVDGVVKNINVKREINASISKVTHSGNEYFVIEDDGLIDEDLLQENESIEAKRYSVKIAFSNDLSLKDKVLYNYFKTQIPFELPFVAHASLELDQNRNHSTESAINPFVLDKLFQLHLKLVEILKSKNKKSWLPYQSVSNDDINLYEPYSNIINEYWSDFVVFPTLIGTYLNLDEAKNVGNDIAKFLDKYQLGNIFQEQIMFCDLEINPQQYIKSPDNFTEILELVATNLTIQQRAEFIKLLLKYYPNKKFSVLIDEEETLIDKYDYVFTDKTGDNKSLKVPSYSKIRFLHSSLFQLLIDELDLQSETNKSRILKDRLEGISDVHSFEPQTVIKKIISETNDVLKNNHNFKILLKEFYQTVFHNYKAREDNPDLDYEAQIPCLNLLDKIVDIKSLSLSKEFIAGEISEKIFGDLYDKGSILSRIETLGLENEDIDEIEFFLIWLGINHTSIVEIKTSNIDQGYINIINKKENIWVNKYELFDVKSLDKIVNQFNVNNVIAWLASDKKILEIFSNFSSTKSYDEKIGYSHYGQKNINSFKNYILYTIAQHFNVNNYLVTNKKEEWFNPFKIDYDYLADINSKLDKNEVDRILSFLGAKKDFNDLDLSYLKSKTQELADRNNSKSAQVFYKNLVGHYRVNEEKILNVDLYARVGSNIEVRKSTEIYFSDRIQLPENLTNKFPILYYPSRSGGATAIELFGLKNLNDLDLDIVEVEFDDLIKSDFERYILSRIPFILAYRLDKITKEDVKRSQVQLLNKLKVTCCNKLIASIDGESFDIEMYSYIYQNDQFYIKIPINTSVVELKKNKQFIDSLSDIFLKTFDTLDEKKTFETILRQSIDDNNYDINNDLAEGVLEEAKILLGVVSIRLSIWKSIFRIKNIEIQSDLTENNIEEHITINFPQFKEYRLFHSDTTLDEIGIIRYVLTDLSIKLEEYNQVADFKLNFDKLFQKELQDYYNNLKKSLKNQLWLNLSIEYSDKQREFLNFLFIIEHLFDKINLNAVCSSYNFNEIILSQLKQHLPFVSFELIDDSKFQDYDSIEKNIKEFFSDDELFQIRKDLQLNSLIYFENNVELIKSELLETRNNNVSNNSEYKLDSNIPAELIEDFEIEIDSSNFSGSSDNPWLGGSDELSTSGKKKLGLNVEEIVKKYLDSQPSTYAKVEHISKTSEGEHYDLKYYDLNSEKMKFVECKYFNGTSFYLSREEKHFAENNFDQYEIWLVNKDSKIYCIKNIADLGELQPLTYRVNIKLKTYAITN; this is encoded by the coding sequence ATGAGAAATCTTGTACAAACTGCAATAGACGAAAGACTCAAAGGTCTAAAGAATTACAAATCTTTGTTGAGCTTAAACAAAACGGAGTCAGATACTAATAAAGGCTATAATGGAAGGCAAATATTAGAAATGTTCCAAAATTGCGAGGATGAGGGTGCCACTAAAGTTTCCATTTTTTTGGATACTGCAAATTGCACACTCCAAATAAGCAATGATGGTGAGAAAGCATTTTCTATTGAAGGATATGATTCTCTTTTATATCCAGGGTTATCATCAAAAGTATCATCTGGTTATATAGGTAATAAAGGGTTGGGATTTAGGTCAATTATCAATTGGGCAGACGAAATTAAAATTGTTAGCAACGATTTTATAATTTCTTTTAAAGAAGAAAATAAAAAAGATATTCTTTTAAATTATTTAAATTATACCGAGGATCAGCTTGGGGAAATAAGAGAAAAAAGAAGATTAAAACCTAATGTGTATCCGATACCATTGCTTAATTGTGGGAAGATTTTAGATTTAGATGTGCCTCACTTGTATACCACAAGTGTAATTGTTCGCTATAAAAAGGAATATGAAAACGACATAAGAACACAGCTCGACAATATCAGTGCGATGACATTATTGTTTCTAAATAACATTACAGAGGTTGAAATCTCTGTTGATGGAGTTGTTAAAAATATAAATGTAAAAAGAGAAATAAATGCTTCCATAAGTAAAGTTACCCACTCTGGTAATGAATATTTTGTCATTGAAGATGATGGATTAATCGATGAAGATCTACTTCAAGAAAATGAATCAATAGAGGCTAAACGATACTCAGTAAAGATTGCATTTTCGAATGATCTTTCTTTGAAGGATAAGGTATTATACAACTACTTTAAGACTCAAATTCCTTTTGAGTTACCATTTGTTGCTCACGCAAGTTTAGAACTTGATCAGAATAGAAATCACAGTACTGAATCTGCCATAAATCCTTTTGTTTTAGATAAATTGTTTCAGCTGCATCTAAAATTAGTCGAAATATTAAAAAGTAAAAATAAAAAATCTTGGTTGCCCTATCAGTCTGTAAGTAATGATGATATTAACTTGTATGAGCCATACTCCAATATTATAAATGAATATTGGAGTGATTTTGTAGTTTTTCCAACTTTGATTGGAACCTATTTAAATTTAGATGAAGCAAAAAATGTAGGTAACGATATAGCTAAATTTTTAGATAAGTATCAATTAGGAAATATATTTCAAGAGCAAATTATGTTTTGTGATTTAGAAATAAATCCTCAGCAATACATTAAAAGTCCTGATAACTTTACAGAAATTCTAGAATTAGTTGCAACCAATTTGACAATACAACAAAGAGCTGAATTCATAAAATTATTACTAAAATATTATCCTAATAAAAAGTTTAGCGTCTTAATAGATGAAGAGGAAACTTTAATAGATAAATATGACTATGTTTTTACGGATAAAACCGGTGATAATAAATCCTTAAAAGTTCCTTCGTATTCAAAAATAAGATTTTTACATTCTTCATTATTTCAACTGCTTATTGATGAACTGGATTTGCAATCTGAAACAAATAAATCAAGAATTCTAAAAGATCGCTTGGAAGGAATTTCTGATGTCCACTCTTTTGAACCTCAAACTGTAATTAAAAAAATTATTAGCGAAACCAATGATGTTTTAAAGAATAATCATAATTTCAAGATTCTCTTGAAAGAGTTCTACCAGACTGTGTTTCATAATTATAAAGCAAGAGAAGATAATCCTGATTTGGATTATGAAGCACAGATTCCTTGTTTAAATTTGTTGGATAAGATTGTTGATATTAAGTCTTTATCTTTATCTAAAGAGTTTATAGCGGGTGAAATCTCAGAAAAAATTTTTGGTGACTTATACGATAAAGGTTCTATTCTGAGTAGAATTGAAACCTTAGGTTTAGAAAATGAGGATATTGATGAAATAGAATTTTTTTTAATATGGTTAGGAATTAATCACACTTCAATTGTGGAGATAAAAACTAGCAATATTGATCAAGGCTATATTAACATCATAAACAAGAAAGAAAATATATGGGTAAACAAGTATGAATTATTTGATGTAAAATCATTGGATAAAATTGTTAACCAATTTAATGTAAATAATGTTATTGCGTGGTTAGCATCTGATAAGAAAATACTCGAAATCTTTAGTAATTTTTCCAGTACTAAATCTTACGATGAAAAAATAGGATATAGCCATTATGGCCAGAAAAACATTAATAGTTTTAAAAATTATATACTTTATACAATAGCACAACATTTTAATGTAAATAATTACTTGGTTACCAATAAAAAAGAGGAATGGTTTAATCCTTTTAAAATTGATTATGATTATTTGGCTGATATCAACAGTAAATTAGATAAGAATGAGGTTGATAGAATTTTATCTTTTTTAGGAGCTAAAAAAGATTTTAATGATTTGGACTTATCCTATCTAAAATCAAAAACCCAAGAATTAGCAGATAGAAACAATTCTAAAAGTGCACAAGTTTTTTACAAAAACTTAGTTGGACATTACAGAGTTAATGAAGAAAAAATTCTCAATGTTGATTTATATGCAAGAGTAGGAAGTAATATAGAAGTTAGAAAAAGTACAGAAATCTATTTCAGTGATCGAATTCAATTGCCAGAAAACTTAACAAATAAATTTCCAATTTTGTATTATCCATCTCGTTCTGGAGGAGCTACTGCTATAGAACTTTTTGGACTTAAAAACCTAAATGATTTGGATTTAGACATTGTAGAAGTAGAATTTGACGATTTAATAAAAAGTGATTTCGAGCGATATATATTAAGTAGGATTCCTTTTATTTTAGCATATAGATTAGATAAAATCACTAAGGAAGACGTTAAAAGATCGCAGGTTCAGTTACTAAATAAATTGAAAGTAACGTGTTGTAATAAACTAATTGCGAGTATTGATGGAGAATCATTTGATATTGAAATGTATAGCTATATTTATCAAAATGATCAGTTTTATATAAAAATTCCAATTAATACTTCTGTTGTAGAATTGAAGAAAAACAAACAATTCATTGATAGTCTCTCTGATATTTTCCTTAAAACGTTTGATACTTTAGATGAAAAAAAGACCTTTGAAACAATTTTAAGACAAAGTATTGATGATAATAATTATGACATTAATAACGACTTAGCCGAAGGAGTTTTAGAAGAAGCAAAAATTTTGTTAGGTGTTGTTAGTATTAGATTGTCTATTTGGAAATCAATTTTTAGAATTAAGAATATTGAAATACAGAGTGATCTTACTGAAAATAATATTGAAGAACATATAACGATTAATTTTCCACAATTTAAAGAATATCGATTATTTCATTCTGATACAACATTGGATGAAATTGGAATTATCCGATATGTATTAACTGATTTATCAATAAAGTTGGAAGAATATAATCAAGTCGCAGATTTTAAACTAAATTTTGATAAGTTGTTTCAAAAAGAACTTCAAGATTATTACAATAATTTGAAGAAGTCACTAAAAAACCAATTATGGTTAAATCTAAGTATTGAATACTCTGATAAGCAAAGAGAGTTTCTAAATTTTTTGTTTATAATAGAGCATTTGTTTGATAAAATAAACTTAAATGCTGTTTGTTCATCTTATAATTTTAATGAAATAATTTTATCACAATTAAAACAGCATTTACCATTTGTCAGTTTTGAATTAATTGATGATAGTAAGTTTCAAGACTATGACTCCATTGAAAAAAATATTAAAGAGTTTTTTTCTGATGATGAGTTATTTCAAATAAGAAAGGATTTACAACTTAATAGTTTAATTTATTTTGAAAATAATGTAGAGTTAATTAAAAGCGAACTTTTAGAAACACGCAATAACAATGTATCTAATAATAGTGAATATAAACTTGACTCAAATATTCCTGCCGAATTAATAGAAGATTTTGAAATTGAAATTGATTCTTCAAATTTCTCCGGAAGCTCAGATAATCCTTGGTTAGGTGGAAGTGATGAACTTTCCACAAGTGGAAAGAAGAAATTAGGGCTTAATGTGGAAGAAATTGTAAAAAAATATTTAGATAGCCAACCATCTACATATGCAAAAGTAGAACACATTTCAAAAACAAGCGAGGGAGAGCATTATGATTTAAAGTATTATGATTTAAATAGTGAAAAAATGAAATTTGTCGAATGTAAATATTTCAATGGAACATCTTTTTATTTATCCAGAGAAGAAAAACATTTTGCTGAAAATAATTTTGACCAATATGAAATTTGGTTGGTAAATAAAGACTCTAAAATCTATTGTATAAAAAATATTGCTGATCTTGGAGAGTTGCAACCTCTGACATATAGAGTTAACATAAAATTAAAAACTTATGCCATCACAAACTAA
- a CDS encoding type I restriction endonuclease subunit R — MFYVAPLQNSSQSIKDNFESNQFIVTRQLKYSVANPLEEIDMVIFINGIPISTIELKNHWTGQNAKVHGVNQYKHKRDIAQPLLNFGRCIVHFAVDTDEIYMTTKLDGSNTFFLPFNLGNNYGKGNPPNPFGHKTAYFWQDVLRRESIANIIQHFVRFDGAENDALSKKNLFFPRYHQLDVVRRLIKDTTQKGAGETYLIQHSAGSGKSNSITWLAYQLIEAYPESEAVAGSKNTNQPLFDSVIVVTDRRLLDKQLRDNIKEFSEVKNIVAPAYRSSDLKSALENGKRIIITTIQKFPFILDGIADMSGKQFAVIVDEAHSSQSGTAADKLNEAIGNKGEDTDAVDYQDKILEAMKARKMTKNASYFAFTATPKNNTLEKFGVKQEDGSFKPFHLYSMKQAIEEGFILDVLANYTTYKSYYEIEKSIEDNPLFDTGKAQKKLRAYVEKHKQTVGTKAEIMLDHFAGSIVNKKKLSGKAKAMVVTQSIESAIRYYQALQQLLIGRGNPFKIVIAFSGTKEVDGIEYTEAQMNGFPESETKDKFDEDEYRMLVVANKYLTGFDQPKLSAMYVDKKLQGVLAVQTLSRLNRSANKLAKKTEDLFVLDFFNTVEDIKTSFDPFYTSTTLSSATDINVLHELKDSLDDSGIYEQSEVEDFNEKYFNKVDAQFLSPIIDVAAQRFVSDLELEEKEKADYKIKAKQFVKIYGQVAAILPYEMVSWEKLFWFLKFLIPKLKIEDKDIDLLDKLLESVDLSTYGLERVKLNSSISLNDDESVVDPQNPNVRGAHGQEEKDELENIINGFNEKWFQGWEATQEEQRVKFISLIDAVQKHQDFQIKYAQNTDDQNRDLAFKKIVDDEMSRRRKVDMDLYKMYAQDSSFNQAFMNALKQGLNAR; from the coding sequence TTGTTTTATGTAGCGCCTCTGCAGAACAGCAGTCAAAGCATTAAAGATAATTTTGAGAGTAATCAGTTCATCGTTACCCGACAATTGAAATATTCGGTTGCCAATCCATTGGAAGAAATTGATATGGTGATTTTCATCAATGGTATTCCTATTTCAACCATAGAACTGAAAAACCATTGGACAGGACAAAATGCCAAAGTACACGGTGTAAACCAATACAAACATAAGCGAGATATTGCTCAGCCTTTGCTGAATTTTGGAAGATGTATCGTTCACTTTGCAGTCGATACCGATGAAATCTATATGACTACCAAACTGGATGGATCGAACACGTTTTTCCTGCCGTTTAATCTCGGTAATAATTACGGAAAAGGCAATCCGCCAAATCCTTTCGGACATAAAACTGCTTATTTCTGGCAGGATGTTTTGCGAAGAGAAAGCATTGCCAATATTATTCAGCATTTTGTACGGTTTGACGGTGCAGAAAATGATGCACTGAGCAAAAAGAATTTATTCTTTCCGCGATACCATCAGCTGGATGTCGTGCGAAGACTGATAAAAGACACCACTCAAAAAGGTGCTGGAGAAACTTATTTGATTCAGCACAGTGCTGGTTCCGGCAAGTCCAATTCCATTACGTGGCTTGCTTATCAATTGATAGAAGCTTATCCTGAAAGTGAAGCAGTTGCAGGAAGCAAAAATACCAATCAGCCTTTGTTTGATTCTGTAATTGTGGTTACCGACCGAAGATTGTTGGACAAACAACTTCGGGATAATATTAAAGAATTTTCAGAAGTTAAAAACATTGTTGCGCCTGCGTACAGGTCTTCAGATTTAAAGTCAGCTCTGGAAAACGGTAAAAGAATTATCATTACCACTATTCAGAAATTTCCATTTATTCTTGATGGCATTGCTGATATGAGCGGTAAACAATTTGCCGTAATTGTGGATGAAGCACACAGTTCGCAATCAGGTACTGCAGCAGATAAATTGAATGAAGCCATTGGAAATAAAGGCGAAGATACAGATGCAGTCGATTATCAGGATAAAATTCTTGAAGCGATGAAAGCAAGGAAGATGACTAAAAATGCTTCCTACTTTGCTTTTACCGCAACACCAAAAAATAATACGCTGGAGAAATTTGGGGTTAAACAGGAAGACGGTTCTTTCAAACCTTTTCATTTGTATTCGATGAAACAGGCAATTGAAGAAGGATTTATTCTGGATGTTTTAGCCAATTACACAACGTACAAAAGTTACTATGAAATAGAAAAATCAATAGAGGATAATCCTCTGTTTGATACAGGTAAAGCACAGAAAAAACTGCGGGCTTATGTAGAAAAACACAAGCAGACCGTTGGTACAAAAGCTGAAATAATGCTGGACCATTTTGCGGGTTCGATAGTAAATAAAAAGAAGTTGAGCGGTAAAGCCAAAGCAATGGTTGTTACCCAAAGTATCGAATCGGCTATCCGTTATTATCAGGCTTTACAACAATTGTTAATTGGCAGAGGAAATCCTTTCAAAATTGTCATTGCTTTTTCAGGAACAAAGGAAGTGGATGGTATTGAATATACCGAAGCTCAAATGAATGGTTTTCCGGAAAGCGAAACCAAAGATAAATTTGATGAAGACGAATACAGAATGCTGGTGGTTGCCAATAAATACCTGACCGGATTTGACCAACCCAAACTATCTGCAATGTATGTAGACAAGAAGCTACAAGGCGTTTTGGCAGTGCAAACTTTATCAAGATTAAACCGTTCTGCCAACAAGCTGGCTAAAAAAACCGAAGACCTGTTTGTGTTGGATTTCTTCAATACTGTGGAAGATATTAAAACTTCGTTTGATCCTTTTTATACTTCCACAACTTTGAGCAGTGCTACGGATATCAATGTGCTGCACGAACTGAAAGACAGTTTGGATGATTCCGGAATTTATGAGCAGTCGGAAGTTGAAGATTTCAATGAGAAATATTTTAATAAGGTTGACGCTCAGTTTTTAAGTCCAATAATTGATGTGGCAGCACAACGATTTGTTTCGGACTTAGAATTAGAAGAAAAGGAAAAAGCCGACTATAAAATTAAAGCAAAACAGTTTGTAAAGATCTACGGACAAGTTGCAGCTATTTTACCTTATGAAATGGTATCTTGGGAAAAGCTGTTTTGGTTTTTAAAGTTCCTTATCCCAAAATTAAAGATTGAAGATAAGGACATTGATTTGCTGGATAAGCTTTTAGAATCTGTAGATTTATCAACCTATGGTTTGGAAAGAGTGAAGCTAAACTCATCAATTTCACTTAACGATGATGAATCTGTAGTTGATCCTCAAAACCCTAATGTAAGAGGTGCTCACGGACAAGAAGAAAAAGATGAATTAGAAAATATAATTAATGGTTTTAATGAAAAATGGTTTCAAGGTTGGGAAGCTACACAGGAAGAGCAACGTGTAAAGTTTATATCATTAATTGATGCTGTTCAGAAGCATCAAGATTTTCAAATTAAATATGCACAAAACACAGATGATCAAAATAGAGATTTAGCATTTAAAAAAATTGTTGATGATGAAATGTCCCGCCGAAGAAAAGTAGATATGGATCTATATAAAATGTACGCACAAGACTCTTCCTTTAATCAAGCGTTTATGAATGCTTTAAAGCAAGGTTTAAATGCAAGATAA
- a CDS encoding LytR/AlgR family response regulator transcription factor, which translates to MTHTYRIALLEDNLKQLHKLESYLNQIPNVHIVLKSRDSDQFFQELLNAHPDILIADLDLGNDSMTGMEVAQDIKIPVFFASVNTSEYVEDIEDLKRDAEICVDHITKPFSEDQFVKSFKRFLQEVAYFSPPQYVYLDFEKTKKNRVRIDDIVYLCADKKEGSDSNNKQIHFINRSPAILIDFSFTKMEEKGLLKSQFVTIHKAFRVNKKYLKHYHSKTSTVEIHIFDVTDKTKCHQLPVSENKQPVIRKMLRHPL; encoded by the coding sequence ATGACCCACACCTACCGCATTGCCCTCCTAGAAGATAACCTGAAACAACTACATAAGTTAGAATCCTATCTCAACCAAATCCCCAATGTTCACATTGTGCTGAAAAGCAGAGATTCTGATCAATTCTTTCAGGAACTGCTTAATGCGCACCCTGATATTTTGATTGCAGATCTTGATCTGGGGAATGATAGCATGACAGGAATGGAAGTGGCTCAGGATATTAAAATACCTGTATTTTTTGCCAGCGTCAATACTTCTGAATATGTTGAAGACATAGAAGATTTAAAACGTGATGCCGAAATCTGTGTCGATCATATTACCAAACCGTTCAGCGAGGATCAGTTTGTAAAAAGTTTTAAAAGGTTCCTTCAGGAGGTAGCCTATTTCAGTCCGCCACAATATGTTTATTTGGATTTTGAGAAAACTAAGAAAAATCGTGTTCGTATAGATGATATTGTTTATCTCTGTGCAGATAAAAAAGAAGGTTCAGATTCTAATAATAAACAGATTCATTTCATCAACAGAAGTCCTGCTATCCTTATTGATTTTTCATTTACAAAAATGGAAGAGAAAGGATTGCTTAAATCTCAGTTTGTCACCATTCACAAAGCTTTCAGAGTAAATAAAAAATATTTGAAACATTATCATTCCAAAACTTCCACTGTGGAGATTCACATATTTGATGTGACAGATAAGACAAAATGTCATCAGCTTCCGGTGTCAGAAAATAAACAACCTGTCATAAGAAAGATGCTGCGTCATCCGCTTTGA
- a CDS encoding FMN-dependent NADH-azoreductase: MKMILHIVSSARGNDSYSTQLGKEIINNLKGKDPSIQIKTWDLVEECPPLFTNTMIHGFYMSPDDPAYRSFEGLEYAKNLLDRVNEADIIVMSTPTYNFSISAHLKAWIDQLVRVGITYRFDQKGNRIGIITNKRVYLAIASGGKISSDHQQTDYISDYIKDVLKAYVGITDVITYRIEGTAFPGFIPNYEESLNDFQY; this comes from the coding sequence ATGAAAATGATTTTACATATCGTGTCAAGTGCTAGAGGTAATGATTCTTATAGTACACAATTAGGGAAAGAAATAATTAACAATTTAAAAGGTAAAGATCCTTCGATACAGATAAAAACATGGGATCTGGTGGAGGAGTGTCCACCATTATTTACCAATACAATGATTCACGGATTCTATATGTCACCGGATGATCCTGCTTATCGTTCTTTTGAAGGCTTGGAATACGCAAAGAATTTACTAGATAGAGTGAATGAAGCAGATATTATTGTGATGAGTACTCCTACCTATAACTTTTCAATTTCTGCTCATCTTAAAGCCTGGATTGATCAGCTGGTTCGGGTAGGTATTACATATAGATTTGATCAGAAAGGGAATAGAATAGGAATTATTACGAATAAAAGAGTCTATTTGGCTATTGCTTCAGGTGGCAAAATAAGTTCAGACCATCAACAAACTGACTATATCTCAGATTATATAAAAGATGTTTTAAAAGCTTATGTAGGAATAACTGATGTTATTACTTACAGAATAGAAGGGACTGCTTTCCCTGGTTTCATCCCTAATTATGAAGAATCATTAAATGATTTTCAATATTAA
- a CDS encoding membrane lipoprotein lipid attachment site-containing protein — protein MKKIIVIIGLLAMLTSCNNSDSKGHKKDELKEEKSLSKEKESKTEESAFSKGRISNEEAVKLAVKQFEAYLPKILKTYDDGGIDLQDPHVGDFTGDGIDDVAIYWNIAPQGGNALIGQGLSLYKNDGHTVKVIAGYEPDYLFAFDTIKNGKIIVEKLEYTEEDGRCCPSIKTKHALTIKGNKAY, from the coding sequence ATGAAAAAGATTATCGTTATAATAGGGCTGTTGGCAATGCTGACAAGCTGCAACAATTCTGACAGCAAGGGACATAAAAAAGATGAACTGAAAGAAGAAAAGTCTTTATCGAAAGAAAAAGAATCAAAGACAGAAGAATCAGCATTTTCAAAAGGCAGAATTTCTAATGAAGAAGCTGTAAAATTGGCTGTAAAACAGTTTGAAGCTTATTTACCTAAAATTCTTAAGACATATGATGATGGAGGTATTGATCTTCAGGATCCTCACGTGGGAGATTTCACAGGTGATGGAATAGATGATGTAGCAATTTACTGGAATATAGCACCTCAAGGTGGAAATGCACTGATAGGACAAGGACTGTCATTGTATAAGAATGATGGGCATACCGTTAAAGTGATTGCTGGATATGAACCAGATTATCTGTTTGCTTTTGATACCATCAAAAATGGAAAAATTATCGTAGAAAAACTGGAATATACTGAAGAAGATGGGCGGTGCTGTCCTTCAATAAAAACGAAGCATGCTTTAACGATTAAAGGAAATAAAGCGTATTAA
- a CDS encoding DUF3291 domain-containing protein, whose protein sequence is MYQLAQINVAKMIGVNINDPVMKEFVEHFDSVNQLAEESNGFVWRLKDEDNNATGFNPFHDEQIIINLSVWEDKESLEHFTYKTFHVDFLRRRREWFQKYGKAYYVLWWIKKDQYPGIEESLECLEYLEQNGSSEYAFNFQTPFKKPELII, encoded by the coding sequence ATGTATCAATTAGCACAGATTAACGTAGCCAAAATGATTGGAGTCAATATCAATGATCCTGTAATGAAAGAATTTGTTGAGCATTTTGATTCAGTGAATCAACTGGCAGAAGAGAGTAACGGTTTTGTTTGGAGATTAAAAGATGAAGACAATAATGCAACAGGTTTTAATCCGTTTCATGATGAACAGATCATTATCAACCTCTCAGTATGGGAAGATAAAGAATCATTGGAACACTTTACTTACAAGACATTTCATGTTGATTTTTTACGAAGAAGAAGAGAATGGTTTCAAAAATACGGGAAAGCTTACTATGTACTCTGGTGGATCAAGAAAGACCAATATCCAGGCATAGAAGAATCACTCGAATGCTTAGAATATCTAGAACAGAACGGATCTTCCGAATATGCCTTCAATTTTCAAACACCATTTAAGAAACCGGAATTGATTATTTAA
- a CDS encoding S41 family peptidase, protein MKVNHVTRLILVIFSLPLGNLIFAQTKYRTDFIEFWSTINNRYAYLDQQHIDWGKVRDIYEPQSKRVTKDAEFVKLLENMLHELYNGHNSLNINLSTSNRLIPSESDMYVEKVDGRYFIKDLRMGFGADLSGLKIGMEVLLFNGKPVEEQLKPFLPKFTHHHNQKMYRYAMDMLFAGTHDVQRTITVLEDGKEKIFQPITCENINELLSKKIVNKNTAYIKINNSLGNNDVIAEFDRAVDEFLPYKNLVIDLTETPSGGTSTVARVIMGRFIQEVLPYQIHEFDEKEYDTKRHWVEYVTPRKKEYKGNVYILVGRWTGSMGEGIAIGFDGMKRAQIIGTPMAGLLGAISNFQLTKTKISVQFPTERLFHINNTPRELFVPGILTQNIEETIQKAKEIE, encoded by the coding sequence ATGAAAGTAAACCATGTGACCCGATTAATTTTAGTAATTTTCTCTTTACCTCTAGGAAATCTCATTTTTGCCCAAACGAAATACCGAACCGATTTTATCGAGTTTTGGTCTACTATAAATAACCGTTATGCCTACCTGGATCAGCAGCATATTGATTGGGGAAAAGTTCGGGACATTTATGAACCTCAATCAAAAAGGGTAACCAAAGATGCTGAATTTGTGAAGCTACTTGAAAATATGTTACATGAATTATATAATGGACACAATTCTTTAAATATAAATCTGAGCACATCCAATAGATTGATTCCATCAGAATCAGATATGTATGTTGAAAAAGTAGATGGGCGGTATTTTATTAAAGATTTACGAATGGGTTTTGGAGCAGATCTGTCTGGACTGAAAATTGGGATGGAAGTCTTACTTTTCAATGGGAAGCCTGTTGAAGAGCAATTGAAACCATTCTTACCTAAATTTACCCATCATCATAATCAAAAAATGTATCGGTATGCAATGGATATGCTTTTTGCAGGAACTCATGATGTACAAAGAACCATTACTGTTCTTGAGGACGGCAAAGAAAAAATATTTCAACCCATTACGTGTGAAAATATAAATGAATTATTATCTAAAAAAATTGTTAATAAAAATACGGCATACATTAAAATTAATAATTCATTAGGAAATAACGATGTGATTGCTGAGTTTGATAGAGCTGTGGATGAGTTTTTACCCTATAAAAATCTGGTGATTGACCTGACAGAAACTCCAAGCGGGGGAACTTCTACCGTTGCCCGAGTAATAATGGGAAGATTTATTCAAGAGGTTTTGCCTTATCAAATTCACGAATTTGACGAAAAAGAATATGACACCAAAAGACATTGGGTAGAATATGTGACGCCTAGAAAAAAAGAGTATAAAGGAAATGTTTATATCCTTGTGGGCAGATGGACAGGAAGTATGGGAGAAGGGATCGCTATCGGCTTTGATGGAATGAAACGAGCTCAGATTATTGGAACTCCAATGGCTGGATTACTCGGGGCTATTTCAAATTTTCAACTTACTAAAACCAAAATAAGTGTTCAGTTCCCAACAGAACGTTTATTTCATATAAACAATACTCCAAGGGAATTATTTGTACCCGGCATTTTGACGCAGAACATTGAAGAAACCATTCAAAAAGCGAAAGAAATAGAATAA